The window GACGCCCGCAAGCATGGCGAGACCGAGCAGCGGCTCTATCTGCTCAACGCCTGGCGCGAGTCACCGCTCTACAGCGAGCGCGAGCGCGCGGCGCTGGCCTGGACCGAAGCGCTGACGCTGGTTGCAGAAACGCATGCGCCCGATGCCGACTACGAGGCGGTGCGCGCGCAGTTCACGGACAGCGAGCTGGTCAACCTGACCACGCTGATCGGTGCCATCAACGCCTGGAACCGGATCGCGATCGGCTTCCGCGCGGTGCACCCGGTGAAGGTGAAGGTCGCGGCGTGAGGGCGGTACTGTCCGCGATATATTCCACTGTCATGCCCCGCTTCATGCGGGGCATCCAGTACGCCGCGGCCTCTCGGCTCAAGCGCCACGGTCTCTGGAATACTGGATCGCCCGGTCCCGTCTACGCCAAGGCTTCGACGAGGCCTCAGCCCATGGACGCGCCGAAGCCTTTGCGGAGGCGGCAAGCCTTGCGATGACAGCACGAATGGGGATGGATCAAACCGCCGTCGCGCGGGCGAACTCGACATAGATCTCGCGCAGGCGATCGGTGATCGGGCCGACCTTGCCGGTGCCGACGGTCTTGCCGTCGATCGCGACCACGCCCTGCACGAACACCGAGGCGCTGGTGATGAAGGCTTCCTTGGCGGCGAGCGCTTCTTCGACCGTGAAGGCGCGCTCCTCGATGCGCAGCTGACGCTCCTCGGCGAGCTTGACCACCGCCTTGCGGGTGCAGCCGGGCAGGATCTCGTTGCCGTTATGCCGGGTCACGATGACATCGTCCTGGGTGACGATGAAGGACGAGGACGAGCCGCCCTCGGTGACCTTGCCGTCCTCGATCATCCAGGCCTCGCCGGCGCCGGCCGCGGCCGCAGCCTGCTTGGCGAGCACCTGCGCCAGCAGCGCCACGCTCTTGATGTCGCGCCGCTCCCAGCGGATGTCGGGCACCGTGATCACGTTGATGCCGGTCTTGGCCGACGGCGCGTTGATGATGTCCTTTTCCGAGGTGAACATCACAAGGGTCGGCTTGACGTCGGCCTTCGGGAAGGCGAAGTCGCGCCCCTTGTCGGCGCCGCGGGTGACCTCGAGATAGACCATGCCGTTGACGAGGTCGTTGCGCTTGACCAGCTCCTTCTGGATCTCCTCGATCCGCTCCAGCGTCTCGGGAAGCGCCAGCTGGATCTCGCCGACCGAACGCTTCAGCCGCGCCAGATGCGAGGCGTTGTCGATCAGCTTGCCCTCGAGCACCGCCGCCACCTCGTAGATGCCGTCGGCGAACAGGAATCCGCGGTCGAACACCGAAACCTTGGCCTCCGAATGCGGCACGAACGAGCCGTTGACGTAAGCGATCTTTTCCACGCGAGTTCTCCTGCGGACGGGGCGCGATTTGCCCCTTCCTATACGCAAATTGTTAACGCGGATAAAGCCTCCACCGTCACCCTGAGGAGCGCGCCTTGCGCGCGTCTCGAAGGGTCGACGGCCCCGCTGGCGGCCGTGCATCCTTCGAGACGCCGCTTCGCGGCTCCTCAGGATGACGGGTCTGGCTGGTGCAGCGCCTCAGTGCTGCAATATCTTCGACAGGAATTTCTGCGCGCGGTCGCTGCGCGGCGTGCCGAAGAAGTCGGCCTTCTTGGCATCCTCGACGATCTCGCCGCGGTCCATGAAGATCACGCGGTCGGCGACCTTGTTGGCAAAGCCCATTTCATGGGTCACGACCATCATCGTCATGCCCTCGCGGGCGAGGTCGACCATCACGTCGAGCACCTCGCTGATCATCTCGGGGTCGAGCGCCGAGGTCGGCTCGTCGAACAGCATCGCGATAGGGTTCATCGCGAGCGCGCGGGCGATCGCGACGCGCTGCTGCTGGCCGCCCGACAATTCGGCCGGGTATTTCTTGGCGTGATCCTTCAGCCCGACGCGATCGAGCAGCTTCGTGGCCGTGGCCACGGCGTCATCATGCTTGCGTCCCAAGACCTTCTCCTGCGCAAGGCAGAGATTGTCGATGATCCGCAGATGCGGAAACAGCTCGAAGTGCTGGAACACCATGCCGACGCGCGAGCGCAGCTTCGGCAGGTCGGTCTTGGGATCGTTGACCTTGATGCCGTCGAGGATGATGTCGCCGCCCTGGATCGGCTCCAGCGCGTTGACGCATTTGATCAGGGTCGACTTGCCCGAACCCGACGGGCCGCAGACCACAACCACCTCGCCCTTGGCGACGCTGGTGGTGCAGTCCTTCAGCGCCTGGAAGCTCGGCCCGTACCATTTGTTGACGTGATTGATCTCGATCATGATGGCTCAGCTTGTTGTTCAGCGAACAATGGCGATTCGCGCCTGCAGGCGGCGCACGCCAAAGGACGCGACACAGGAAATGACGAAGTAGACCAGCGCGGCGAACAGGTACATTTCGACCAGGCGGCCGTCGCGCTGTGCGACCTTGCTGGCGGCGCCGAGGAAATCCGGGATCGACAGCACGTAGACCAGCGAGGTGTCCTGGAACAGCACGATGGTCTGCGTCAGCAGCACCGGCAGCATGTTGCGGAACGCCTGCGGCAGCACGACGTAGCGCATCGACTGCGCGTAGGTCAGGCCGAGCGCGCTGGCCGCGGCCGGCTGGCCGCGCGAGATCGACTGGATGCCGGCGCGCATGATCTCGGAGAAATAGGCCGCCTCGAATGCGACGAAGGTGATCAGCGAGGAGGCGAACGCGCCGACCGAGATCGGCCGCGACGCGCCGGTCAGCCACTGCCCGATGTAAGGCACCAGGAAGTAGAACCAGAAGATCACCAGAACCAGCGGCAGCGAGCGGATGAAGTCGACATATAAGCCGGCGATGCGCCCGAGCACCTTGTAGCTCGACAGCCGCATCAGGGCGATCAGGGTGCCGAACACGAGGCCGCCGAACGCCGCGAGCGCCGTCAAGGTCAGCGTGAAGCGCATACCCTCGAAGAACAGATAGGGCAGCGAGCGGCGGATGACGTCGAAATCGAGATTGCCGAGCATCGTCATTTGCCCGTGATGTAGCCGGGGATCGCGACATAGCGCTCGAGCAGGCGCATCGCGGTGACCACGACGAAATTGAGGAGAAGATAGAGCACGGTTGCCGCGGTGAACGCCTCGAACACCTGGAACGAGAACTCCTGCATCGAGCGCGCCTCGCCGGTCAATTCGATCAGGCCGATGGTGATGGCGACCGCGCTGTTCTTGATGGTGTTGAGGAATTCGGAGGTCAGCGGCGGCAGGATGATGCGGAACGCCATCGGCAGCAGCACGTAGCGATAGGTCTGCACCGTGGTGAGGCCGAGCGCGGTCGAAGCCTGCTTCTGCCCGCGCGGCAGCGAGCCGATACCGGCCTGCAATTGCACGGCGACGCGCGCCGACATGAAGAGGCCGACGCCGATCGCAGCCGTCCAGAACGGCGCGTTCGGCAACTGCTTCATCCACAGCCCGGCGGATTTCGGCAGCAACTCGGGCAGCACGAAGAACCACAGGAAAAGCTGCACCAGCAGCGGCATGTTGCGGAAGAACTCGACCCAGCAGAAGCCGATCCACGATGCCGTCCGCGACGGCAGCGTGCGCAGCACGCCGATCACCGTGCCGGAGACCAGCGCGATGATCCAGGCGAGCACCGACACCTTGACGGTGACCACCAGCCCCGCCAGCAACAGGTCGAGATAGGTGCCGGTCCCCATCGGGTTCGGCTCGAGAAAGATGTGCCAGTTCCAATTATAGTTCACGGGTCCCCCGCGCTATCGCGCCGATCAGGCTTGACGGCAACGTATGCGCATCCAAACGCGATGCGCCGACTATATGCAAATGTCCGGCCATTTTCCTCCAAAAATGGCCGGACACGCTTAGTTCTCCGGTCCCTCATGGTGGGGAGGCGCATTGCGCCGTCTCGAACCATGAGGCCCCGGCAGTTTACTTGTAACTATCCGGATCCGGCGAGTCCGACGGCTTGGCGAACTCGTTCTTCAGCTCCGGTCCGAGCGGCACGTTGAGGTTCAGGCCTTTCGGCGGAATCTTCTGCATGAACCACTTGTCGTAGATCTTTTCGCCCTCGCCGCTGGTGTAGAGCGCGGCCGTGGCGGCGTCGACGACTTTCTTGAACGGCGCATCATCCTTGCGCAGCATGATGCCGTAGGGCTCCGGCTTGGAGAACGCATCCTTGGAGATCACGTAGTCGCCCGGCGACTTCGAGCCGGCGACGAGGCTCGCGAGCAGGATGTCGTCCATTACGAAGGCGACCGCGCGGTCGGTATCGACCATCAGGAAGGCTTCGGCGTGATCTTTGGCCGGGATGATGTTGGCGCCGAGGCCGCGCGCGACATTGGCTTCGGTGAGCTGCTTGATGTTGGTGGTGCCGGCGGTCGAGACCACCGTCTTGCCCTTGAGGTCGTCGATCGACTTCAGCCCGCTCGACTTCTTGAAGACGTAGCGGCTGGCAGTCAGGAAGTGGGTGTTGGTGAACCAGACCTGCTTCTGCCGCTCGGCATTGTTGGTGGTCGAGCCGCATTCGAGGTCGACGGTGCCGTTGGCCATCAGCGGAATACGCGTCGCCGAGGTCACCGGGTTGAGCTTGACCTCGAGCTTGTCGAGCTTCAGCTCCTTCTTCACGGCATCGACGATCTTGTAGCAGATGTCCATCGCATAGCCGACGGGCTTCTGGTTGTCGTCGAGATAGGAGAACGGGATCGAGGAATCGCGGAAGCCGAGCGTGATCGCGCCGGTTTCCTTGATGTTCTTCAGCGTCCCGGTCAGCTCCTCGGCCTGCGCCTGGCTCGCGCCGAGGGCGGCGGCGAGCGCGAAGCCGATGAGATATTTGGATGTCATACGTCTACTCCTTCGTGGAAACGTCGATTTACTGCGTGAGAATGTCGGCGAGGACGGGTGCGATATAGCGGCGAAACTGCTCCGGATTCTCGCTCATCGGAAAATGACCGAGCTTTTCCATGATCGTGACGCTGGCGCCCCCTATAGCCGCTGCCGTCCGCCTCGTGTCCTCGGGCGTGCAGGAGAAATCATACTCGCCCGTGAGGAGATAGAGCTTGCATACTTTAGTATCGATTGACGCGACCCGGCCGCGCAGGTCGCCGTCGACACGGTAGAAATGAAGGTCGCCCTTGAACACGCCGGGGCCACCCTGCTTGTAGGCCCACAGCGTTTCCATCCGCGCAGGCGCCGGGCTCTGCGGCGCCATCAGCCCCGACACCAGCGCGGCACAGACCTCGCCGCCGTGAACGTCCGCCCGATTGAGCCAGTCGGTGTCGTACCACGGCTCCTGGAAATCGGCAGCCTCGAGCCCGATCAGCGCGCGAAACTCGGCGGCATGTTCGATCGCAAGGTTGAGCACGATGCGGCCGCCGATCGAGCAGCCCATCACGACAGGCTTCTCCAGCCCCAATGCACGGCAGAAGGCGCGGATGGTCTCGGCGTAGCTGTTGGTGGTGAGTTGGTATTCATCGCCGGTCCAGCTTTTCGGCGGATTCGACTTGCCATGCCAGGGCATATCGAAGGCAATGACGCGGAAATTTTCGGCAAATTGCGCGTCCGCGAGCAGATGCCGCCACTGCCGCGCGTCTGATCCCGCGGTGTGCAGGCAGACCAGCGGAATGCCCTTGCCGTTCTCCTCGAAATAGATCCGGTGCAGCTCGCCGCCGATCTCGACGTGAACGTAACGGCCGACCATCGGCTCGATATGACCGTTCATGATCGCGCCGCTCATGATACGGCCGCCAAATGCTGCCGCGGCAGCGCCAGCAGGTCCTTGAAGTATTGCAGGTGCGTCATGAAGGGATGCAGATCGCCCTCCAGCACCGCCTCGCCGCGCTTGGTCAGCGCCAGCAGATCGTGCCAGCCGGGTTTCGGCTCGGCCTGCCAATAGGCGGCCCAGGCCTGAGGCGTCGCGCGATAGGCAAAGCGCCATGAGCGCATCAGGACCGGCGAAGGCACGAGCTCGACGATGCGGCCGCCACGGATCGCGGCGTGAAACGGCCGCGCCATCGGGCCGAGCAGGCAGTCGCAATCGAGCAGCCGCCCGCGCGAGACCAAGAGCGGCGCCTGGTCGAGCAATGCGGGAATGCCGGCAAACGCCGTCGTCACAGCGTCGTCGGTGGCGTCGGGCGATAACGTCATCTGTCGGGGAAGTTTTCCTGCGGCGGACGCCCCATGATGACCGGAAGGGCACGATCCCGCAAGCCGCCGATGCCCTTGGGTTCCCTGGATTATACGCTTGACCAAACCCGGCTTGCGAGTCCATGGCGCGGACCTCCGCGCCGTCCCCGCACGCCTTGTTCGCCGCGACCTCGGCAGCGTAGAATGCCTGCGCCCCGAGTGGCCCCGCAAGATGATCCTGGGTCAGCATCCGCTTTCACCGTTCACACAGACGAGCAGGATCGCGCTCCGCGAGAGGGACGCGCGCTTCGAGACCGCGCGCTTCGCCCAGGCCGCAACCAGGCCGAAAGAGAGCAAGTCATGACGGTAGATCAAAACGCCCTGATTCTTCACCAATACGACATCTCGCCGTACTCCGAAAAAATCCGCGGCGCGCTCGGCCTCAAGGGCCTCACCTGGTGGGCCTGCAACCAGCCGTCGATCATGCCCAAGCCGGACCTGATCGCGCTGACCGGAGGTTACCGCCGCATCCCGGTGCTGCAGATCGGCGGTGACATCTATTGTGACAGCGAGCTCATTCTGGACGAGATCGAGCGCCGCTTTCCCGCTCCGTCGATCTTTGCATGCGGTCGGGCCACCGCGGAGACCTATCGTCTATGGGCAGACGAGAAGCTGTTTCCGACTGTCGTGGGACTGCTGTTCTCCGGAGATTGGGATGTCAACGAGGCCTTCATCGCCGACCGCTCGGCGCTGCGAGGCCGGCCGTTCGATCCCGAAGCGTTCCGCGCGGCCATTCCGAGCTTGACCGACGCGCTGCATCGGCACCTGCGGCTACTGGAGATGCAGCTCGAGAACGGCAACGCCTTTCTGGCAGGCGAGCAGCCGAGTGCGGCCGATCTTCAGGTCTTCCACAACCTCGTCTTCATCCGCTGGGGTAAGGGACGGACGACAGCGTTGCTCGACCAGCATCCGGGCCTGCGCGCCTGGGAGGCGAGAATGCGCGCGATCGGACACGGCATACGTCATGACATCGGCAAGGACGACGCGCTCAGAGTAGCCCGCGAAGCGCCGATCTCTGCGGCGGTTGGCGGCGCGCGCGTGAGCTACCAGATCAATGACGCCAATTCGTCGCCGATCGCGGGCAGATTGGTCGCAGAGGACGCGCAGCGGGTGTCGATCCTTCTGGAAAATCCGTGTGTCGGCACCGTCGTGGTCCATCTGCCGGCGACCAGTGGTCGGCTGCATCGCCTCGATTGAACCGCTTGGTTCCTGAGAGGATGTGAAGTTTTGTCCTCATCCACTGTTGTCGTCGCCCGGCTCGACCGGGCGACCCAGTACGCCGCGGCCTATCGGCTCAAGCACGACCGTCTCTGGAATACTGGATCACCCGCATGCGCGGTTGATGACACTGAGCAAGCTGAGTAAACCAACTCCGTCATCCTGAGAGGGCGCGACGTCGACCGTGCGCGGGTTTGCTTGACGCGCGGGGAGAGGCAAAGCAGAGCGCGGCACCATTTCACCCCGCCTTCGCCGGACGCCCGTTCTTCGGCGCCTGGGCCATCGCGCGGGCGAGCACCTGGGCTTCCTTCTTCAGCATGTCGGCAAGCTCGCTCTCGCGGCGGCGGATGCGGTCGGATGCCGCGCCGATCGAGAGCGCGGCGACCACCTCGCCGGCATCGTCGCGGACTGGCACGCCGACGCCGCCCATGCCGGGGAACGCGGCGTCGATCAGCACGGTATGGCCGGCCTTGCGCGCCACGGCGATCCGCTCGCGCAGGAATTTTGGCGTGATGCGCGGCGATTTTGCCAGCCGCGGCACGATCACCTCGATCACGGCCTCGATCTCGGCGTCCGGCAGCCAGACCAAAAGCGCCAGCGCGCCGGCGCCGACGCCGAGCGGACGGCGGCTGCCGATCTGCAGATAGTTCGGCTGCAGCGGATGGCTGCCGACCGAGCGCGCCAGATACAGCGCCTCGACACCGGAGCGCACCGACAACAATGCCGTATCGGCGGAGCGCTCCGACAGCCGCAGCAGGCTCGGCTGCGCCAGTTCGGCGATGTCGACCGAGCGGCGCGCGCCGACCGCCATCACCCGCGCCTCCTGGCCGAGCTCATATGTCTTGGCGCCGGCGACCCGGCTGACGAAACCTTCCTCGATCAGCGAGTTGAGGATGCGCAGCGCGGTCGCCTTGTTCAGCGAGGTGGTGTCGGCGATGTCCGTCAGCCGCAGCGGCGAGCGCTGCGCCAGCACGCGCAGGATCGCGCAGACCTTCTGAATCGCGTTGAACTTGTCGGGTTGGCCCGGCTCCGGCGGTGGCCTCTTGCGGCTGGTCCGTGCGGTCGCAGTCGTGGAGGCGTTCATGCCTTGGTCTTCCTTGCCTCAATTCCAAATCCTGGACCGGGCACGACAAAGGGCCGCGCCCGGCGGACATCATCCTAAGACGGATGACGTGCGCCGGACATCGTATACTTTCGTCAGATGAAACTTTGATTGCGACTATCTACGCTGCTCTGCAGCAACAAGGATATTTGAATTTCGCTTCACGAAATCATGCCAGCCGCAGCCGGCGGATGGTGAACAGCGCCCACAGGCTGAGCAAGCAGACGCCGGTGAGATAGTAGCCCGGTGCGAGCTCACCGATCGGCGCGAAGCCGCCCATCCAGGTCATGATCGCCGGGCCCATGCCGCCGAACAATGTGACGCCGATATTGTAGCTGAGGCCGAGCCCGGTCGCACGTGTCGCCGCCGGAAACAGTTCCGACATCAGCGCGGCGAGCGGCCCGTAATACAGCGACTTGAGGACGCCGAGCCACAGCACGCCGATCAGGATGATGGTCGGTGTCGGCCTGCCCGTGAGCAGCAGGAAGGCGGGGAAGATCGAAACCAGCAGCAGCAGCGCAAACAGGATCATATGCGTGGTGCGCCCGATCTTGTCGGAGACGAGGCCTGCGATCGGCGCCAGCAGCGCGACCGCCGTCTGCGCGGCGAATGCAGCG of the Bradyrhizobium quebecense genome contains:
- a CDS encoding alpha/beta fold hydrolase; amino-acid sequence: MSGAIMNGHIEPMVGRYVHVEIGGELHRIYFEENGKGIPLVCLHTAGSDARQWRHLLADAQFAENFRVIAFDMPWHGKSNPPKSWTGDEYQLTTNSYAETIRAFCRALGLEKPVVMGCSIGGRIVLNLAIEHAAEFRALIGLEAADFQEPWYDTDWLNRADVHGGEVCAALVSGLMAPQSPAPARMETLWAYKQGGPGVFKGDLHFYRVDGDLRGRVASIDTKVCKLYLLTGEYDFSCTPEDTRRTAAAIGGASVTIMEKLGHFPMSENPEQFRRYIAPVLADILTQ
- a CDS encoding amino acid ABC transporter ATP-binding protein, with the protein product MIEINHVNKWYGPSFQALKDCTTSVAKGEVVVVCGPSGSGKSTLIKCVNALEPIQGGDIILDGIKVNDPKTDLPKLRSRVGMVFQHFELFPHLRIIDNLCLAQEKVLGRKHDDAVATATKLLDRVGLKDHAKKYPAELSGGQQQRVAIARALAMNPIAMLFDEPTSALDPEMISEVLDVMVDLAREGMTMMVVTHEMGFANKVADRVIFMDRGEIVEDAKKADFFGTPRSDRAQKFLSKILQH
- a CDS encoding amino acid ABC transporter permease, encoding MLGNLDFDVIRRSLPYLFFEGMRFTLTLTALAAFGGLVFGTLIALMRLSSYKVLGRIAGLYVDFIRSLPLVLVIFWFYFLVPYIGQWLTGASRPISVGAFASSLITFVAFEAAYFSEIMRAGIQSISRGQPAAASALGLTYAQSMRYVVLPQAFRNMLPVLLTQTIVLFQDTSLVYVLSIPDFLGAASKVAQRDGRLVEMYLFAALVYFVISCVASFGVRRLQARIAIVR
- a CDS encoding amino acid ABC transporter permease — encoded protein: MNYNWNWHIFLEPNPMGTGTYLDLLLAGLVVTVKVSVLAWIIALVSGTVIGVLRTLPSRTASWIGFCWVEFFRNMPLLVQLFLWFFVLPELLPKSAGLWMKQLPNAPFWTAAIGVGLFMSARVAVQLQAGIGSLPRGQKQASTALGLTTVQTYRYVLLPMAFRIILPPLTSEFLNTIKNSAVAITIGLIELTGEARSMQEFSFQVFEAFTAATVLYLLLNFVVVTAMRLLERYVAIPGYITGK
- a CDS encoding IclR family transcriptional regulator, with product MNASTTATARTSRKRPPPEPGQPDKFNAIQKVCAILRVLAQRSPLRLTDIADTTSLNKATALRILNSLIEEGFVSRVAGAKTYELGQEARVMAVGARRSVDIAELAQPSLLRLSERSADTALLSVRSGVEALYLARSVGSHPLQPNYLQIGSRRPLGVGAGALALLVWLPDAEIEAVIEVIVPRLAKSPRITPKFLRERIAVARKAGHTVLIDAAFPGMGGVGVPVRDDAGEVVAALSIGAASDRIRRRESELADMLKKEAQVLARAMAQAPKNGRPAKAG
- a CDS encoding glutathione S-transferase family protein; this encodes MTVDQNALILHQYDISPYSEKIRGALGLKGLTWWACNQPSIMPKPDLIALTGGYRRIPVLQIGGDIYCDSELILDEIERRFPAPSIFACGRATAETYRLWADEKLFPTVVGLLFSGDWDVNEAFIADRSALRGRPFDPEAFRAAIPSLTDALHRHLRLLEMQLENGNAFLAGEQPSAADLQVFHNLVFIRWGKGRTTALLDQHPGLRAWEARMRAIGHGIRHDIGKDDALRVAREAPISAAVGGARVSYQINDANSSPIAGRLVAEDAQRVSILLENPCVGTVVVHLPATSGRLHRLD
- a CDS encoding amino acid ABC transporter substrate-binding protein, which produces MTSKYLIGFALAAALGASQAQAEELTGTLKNIKETGAITLGFRDSSIPFSYLDDNQKPVGYAMDICYKIVDAVKKELKLDKLEVKLNPVTSATRIPLMANGTVDLECGSTTNNAERQKQVWFTNTHFLTASRYVFKKSSGLKSIDDLKGKTVVSTAGTTNIKQLTEANVARGLGANIIPAKDHAEAFLMVDTDRAVAFVMDDILLASLVAGSKSPGDYVISKDAFSKPEPYGIMLRKDDAPFKKVVDAATAALYTSGEGEKIYDKWFMQKIPPKGLNLNVPLGPELKNEFAKPSDSPDPDSYK
- a CDS encoding D-amino-acid transaminase encodes the protein MEKIAYVNGSFVPHSEAKVSVFDRGFLFADGIYEVAAVLEGKLIDNASHLARLKRSVGEIQLALPETLERIEEIQKELVKRNDLVNGMVYLEVTRGADKGRDFAFPKADVKPTLVMFTSEKDIINAPSAKTGINVITVPDIRWERRDIKSVALLAQVLAKQAAAAAGAGEAWMIEDGKVTEGGSSSSFIVTQDDVIVTRHNGNEILPGCTRKAVVKLAEERQLRIEERAFTVEEALAAKEAFITSASVFVQGVVAIDGKTVGTGKVGPITDRLREIYVEFARATAV
- a CDS encoding carboxymuconolactone decarboxylase family protein — encoded protein: MKARMNFYQAAPETIKALVAVESQITASGLEQSLIELVKTRASQINGCAYCINMHTEDARKHGETEQRLYLLNAWRESPLYSERERAALAWTEALTLVAETHAPDADYEAVRAQFTDSELVNLTTLIGAINAWNRIAIGFRAVHPVKVKVAA